One Arachis hypogaea cultivar Tifrunner chromosome 18, arahy.Tifrunner.gnm2.J5K5, whole genome shotgun sequence genomic window, CATTATTTCTCTAAATTTATGATACTTATAAATCActatttgaataattattgatagagaaattaaaaagaaagaggaaaaaggaaACAAGTGATACAAAAAAAACGTGTAGATTACAGAATACATAAAACAATTAGCTACTAAGGATGAATGGATTTGGAATTTATTATCTAACAATTGTTCTAAAGACATTTTGTTAAGAatatagaaatatttttaaaaaataaaaaaatatatatttaatatcattGAAACTATTGTAATCTTAATTATTTCTCTTTGTACAAAGTTTCTACTTTTGTATTTATCTTTACTGATTCTATTCCGTTATTCAATTTCAACTCTAATTAACATAACATAAATTCATGGCTCAGTTTCTATAATCATTTATGAATTATGACTTATGAGTCTTGCTCTGTTTCTATTCGTGAGCCTTTCAAACGGTAGGAGATCGAGTCAATGGCCAATAATGATATTGAGCGTTTTTGACAATCATAAATAAAGCAATTTCCTAATTTACCCATTATTTTATAATGAATATTGACCCAAAAAAAAGTGTATAAAGTAAAACACACCGTGATTTCAACCCTGAAGTAAAAATTACAAATCATTCGTACCAATAAAAtagttttattataattaaatataaagtataaaaaatcttaaataaaGTATAAATCTAATATATAATTAGCTAAAATATTAAACCACCAAaacttataaataaataacattaagataaaaaaaatatttgaaattattaatattttttaatatttagtctTTAACAAAAACAACATTTCTACACCAAATcacttttttgttaatttattatatattattaattttacaattaaattaTGTCATATGTactcttttattgtaattaaaattaaatattttttttaaaattaaaaagtttttttttctcttttttatctcTTTCATTCTTTCATTCACTCTGTctctcttatatattattattaatgaataattacaaatttgacaattaaaatatgtaacatgacattctctaattgtaatgaaaattatattaaattaaaattaaaatataactatattattatattactaatttaacaactAAAATATGTTACATGACACTCTCTCATTAAAATtgagataaaaatattttcctttaaaCTTATTAATAAACTCTCTTCCTTCATTCTCTTATTTACCTTTCTTCCATTCTCTCTATTTCTCTCCACCCTTCtcattctatatataatttataatttatattttatattactaatttgacaaaccAAAATGTATCACAAGATATTCTTTTattatgattaaaataaaatcatttcctctaaaattaagaaactctttctctctttcttgttctttatctttctcttttctctttcattctttatctctttttacctttctattctacaaaaaaataaaattaataaaataatataattcaaataaattcataaaattacaaaaatacattaaatctataattaaatataattaaaaaataatcatgtaatattattcacataaaaatatatattataatatattttttaattttttatttagtttcaaatttttatcgcttatctttttaatttatatttttaattctcttctttcaaatatttattacatataatttggagaaagtactaatattgtgattaataattagaatcaagatttaattattttaaaaaaatgattttaaattaattttataactatcaatataaattttttatattaatatctaagtatatttatatatatatatatataaagaaaaaaatatttttaaataacaagtatgaaaattaattatttttttttatgcaatagacttaatacctaatcaaatataaaagtatacacattaatttttttcaagtttaagataataaatactaaaattaattattagtaaaaaattaaactctttcacatgaaaataataactaaaaaacttattatttgatttttttatctatGAAGACCTTGTTCTTTTTAGTCAACAAGGACTTTTATTCCCTACGAtctttttttgtaaaattagttTGATTCTATAAATCTTTTGTGCTATAATCAATAATATCAGGATAAAAATAacgtaattttaaaatatttatattcctGTAATGTTATTACGGGCAAAAACACTAATAGGATCATAAAAATTATATTCCtgtaaaaatctttaaaagtaaaattataaaaaaaataaatttatttataatgaaagtaatgtaattaagtgtaatttacttatatgtgattaaaaaaattgaataactatataccgtaaaaaattgatattattaaaggataaaattaaaatttatttttatgtattgtttttatccccaacgtttttgtcttatttatgtctctaacgttttaaaatcgtctcaattttgtttcGCCGCCAATTCTATTAACAGATCCCTAAAACGatattttaaaacgttagggacataaaataaataaaccaatttaaacattagggacaattttgggacttaccccaaacgttgggataaaaacgatattttactcaaaatattaagtatttattatatatatgtcaagacattaaaaatagttatttcttttaccttattttaaaattattgaaatattaagattgatttttaatttgtaagttTTGAATAGGTatctatttataaaaataaaaataaaaataaaaataaaaatatacaataataatatattaaatagtgCAAATAGAATAAGTGAGGAAAATGggtaagaaaaaataattaatagtaataattttttataaaaaatgctaGAGTATcttcagaatttattatttttgtccatCACTTTTAGCTATCAACTAAATTTCTTTAGTTTAGTAATCTAATGAGATACTTTAAcccatatattaaatattaatgacaaaaaataataaattttgatagtcatctaatattttttattttttataatcagTTTTATTCACCTAATATATCtaatataaagatattttctatTATTTCACATAATTGCTAGAGAATAAACttttctttaatcaacaaataaTGTAGTGGAAGAAGAaaggttaaaaaaataaagattaataTTTTCTGATGTATATTATTATACcagaaaaatatatatgaatCCTAAATAATATTCACAAAGACTCACTCTATGCTTAGAAAGTCAAGTATTCATGAGTTTGTGTAAAGGGCTAAAGACCAATGTAATGGAGATTGATTGTGACATTAAAGATTTGGAGTGAAAGACCTCATTTCCAAGTACAAGCTTGTTGGGTACTTCGAGTTCAGTGGCGCAATTGTTGCGGTCTTTGATTGATTCAAGTGTGCCGCGTAGACTATAAACCTTATAAATTTCAACTCATTATTTTTGTGTCGTTTACTTGCAACATTGATGGTGATGGCTGGTAATGGTGTACCATAAACCCTTGCGATCCCTGAAAGAGAATATTTCaacaaccacttatttttccattCATTTTGTCAAACTTTTGTATTTTGGTCATATTTTCGAGATAATCATTCACATAGTCTGCATTGGTAAAGTTTAAGTCAATTATACAatagaaaaagattttaagtatTTCAGAAACATCATAATTCCATTAGTTTTGGCATTAaccttaatttatatatattatattttttttataattaagatcaacttttaaaaatactaaaatacggatatttttaaaatatttgaaatttttttatacaatatAAATGTTAATAATTAGGAAATGAATATCGATGagatattatatttttgtaaatatttttttgttacataattatatttaattttaataaaaatatttgattaactCTATAAATATGACAAATGTATCTAGGtaaatttgtttaaatatttAGGATATATTCTAAACGCAGTTTTTTTAGGTTATTGGGTATTAGCAGGGACGGATGTATGTGTATGAGTGTGGGGCAATCTCCCCACtatgatttgaaatttttttgagtagtatataataataatatttatttaccctcattaaattattaaatttgaccccacaataattttttatttaacttttggtACTtcatagttaatttaaaaatttcatattagatgtcattagaataatcaattctcaatttaaatgaaatttgtgttttttcttaGAGATCAACTCGAAAGggtgttatttatctttttttatattagttttaattttttttctataactatattaattaaaagaactttttcaactatgaatctcAATAAGAATTGACTTTTAATTGTATAAGAAGTAAATTTCTAAATAaatatttacttatatatatgtaaaagaaatACTACACATCCAAGTCTTTTTATGAATTAAGTCTAACAAAGTTaaacaataaaacttaaaataatattagtcataactgatttttgttgtCTTAGACAAATTTGATTGGACttggttaacaaaaaaatatgaatatgtaGCATTATCCTATATAAAAAGACAGATATTTATAAGGattaagtatatttttattttacgaagtttggcaaaagttttaaaaatacccctaagttttattttgtttcaattttgccctaaaagttttcgatttacatcaaatatatcaTCGGCCTCgaaggctaaattttcaaaaaattaaatactaatataacaataatgcataaaaattatgcttgatttgcttgtgttgaggggttgttcttatgaaattgttgttgaatcgatcttaaatttttttaaaaattagccgtcaggggtatatttgatgcaaatcgaaaacttttgggacaaaagtaaaacaaaataaaacttaggaatatttttaaaacttttgtcaaactttaaggacaaaaaatatattttactttgtttatacatgattattttagtgttttaatttgtaaaattagatattataaaaattaatcatgttatgtttacataaaaaataactacttgtgtatatatattgaaataacaaatatacattaaaaataaattaaacaatacatatatttatataaaaatacataatgattaataaataatttaataattaatttttatatatacataatatttaattataaaaattattttatatatatatatatatatatttgttccaCTATTAAAATTTTCTGCATTCGTCACTGGGTATTAGCAACATTGGTCCCTGGTAAATCGTTGTACTTTGGGTATTTATAGTTTACTAAATCGCTACATGTACTACTAAATCGATGTAGGATCTATTGGTTTAGTTCTTTAAGGACTTTATTACTAAATCGTAGTGCCTCAGTTTTATTCACAAGGGAGGGGGACAAGTGCCCCATTGAAATTTTAAACTCCCTTGGATAGCTCCTAATAAAAAAAGTTTAGAGTAAAATAACAATTAGGtccttcaaaattttgatttcggATAAATTAGTCCCTAAGAATAAAAAAGTACCAATTTAGTCTTTCAAAATAGCAAACGGTGGACACATAATGTCCTTTTATCAATTTATCAACTAAAACCTAATGGTAATATTTATATGTATTGTTAATTACTCTGACATGTCTATCTGTAAAAGATAGTCATACAGATAACAACTTTTGAAGTAAAACTTCACTTATTTTGATAGAATTTATGATAAATAGAGAATAGTTGATAAATGAtatatgaaaactaaaaagataaGTCCAAAACTACATAATTTTCCTACTCATGTGACAGTAACGAGTCATGCACCACTGTAAATAACGAAAtatatagaaaattaaataacGAAATATATAGAAAATTCAGTTTCGTTTCGCATTATTTATTGACAGAAGGACATACATATCCACCGTTTGCTATCTCAGAGAACCTAattgatacttttttttttcaagaataaattAGTCCAAAGTCAATATCTTCAAGAATTTAATTGTcacttaaaaatttatttgccTCGATCATATTATTAATATTGATCCCACTATATtaagttattataaaaattattttattaaatttaactcTACTAATATATAAGATTATTGTGATAATTAATcccaaattaaaaagaattatcttattaaacttattttaatattaaattttagaaagaaaaattaataaaaacaaaaagttagaagtcaaaataaattacAGCTTTATAATTACTCTTAATTATCCCAAACTTTCCAATTCCCTAACTCTTGACTGATgttctatttttttcaaatttaattttatctattagaattttctttaatttaactTTTGATACTTGATAGTCAACTTGAAAACTTCATATTTAAATATGTGTTCCAATAatcaattctcaaatttaaaaaagattagtGTTCTTTCTAAAAAATTGGTTAAgactcaaaaaaatattatttatctattaatatttcttctaatttaaattttatgaaagAACTATCTCTGTTatgaatatcataaaaaattggcTCCATAATCGTACGGGAAATAAAGTTTTAAACAAATGtttaataacatatataaaaagagatatttaattgtattcataatgaaaaaattattgaaactttttaaaatataaaattcagaagaataaaattttaaattattattttatcgctttaattttttagttacatTATTTAAagactaatcatattttacaataatataattacaaaaattattatcatattatatatacttTGTCTCTATTGTGAAAATTTTTTAGATTCGTATTGGGGTGCAACAATTTAGCAATATAATCCTTTAGCCAAATCATGCTACTAAATAGCTGCAGTGTTACATCGTATTACGTACAAAACTTGAAACAATGTATTCTACAACAATCTACATAAATAAAGAATAAGACAATTTATAATAGAAATTAATTTAGGATAATATGATAATAAaagctcttttttattttatttggataAAGAACCCATTGTTTAAGACATGAACAATCCCACTAGACCACCCTTTATGGCATGTTTAGCGAGGCTTAAAAAAACGAAGTATTACTATTCATGCATATAAATATAtcataggaaaaagaaaattaacataATTAACACACAACCACTGCATTTTCAAATAGAAATGTTGTTGGTaatatgaatttgaaataaaataaaaataggcaAACCAAGATTTTTCTCTTTGTTGTGTATATGAATTTAAAAAGCCCAATAAAGGCCCAAGAAATATTAGAGCAGAGTAGCCCAACAACGTTGCCAGTTACCACTATAGTATCGCTTGTttgagttgtttccttatttatAGTATTCCTTTTTCTACTTTCTATGTAATACATTAGTTGATAGTTGATATCATTCTTTTCGTTATGGGTTATTTCATTCTCTGTGTTGGTAAAATTCATCATAGGCTGCTATGCCTTCCCCCATATGCCACCATATTTTCACACAGGATTTTGGCTCAACATCAACACTGAGATGCTAATTGCTATCCGCTATTAGTTACACTACCAAGCGCCAAACAAAAAGAACTTAGCAACCAAAGCTTCTAAAGGCTTGTGCAAAACTGCAAACTATGAAATTAACAACATCCATGGATCTTCACTGTCCCCCCCACCTACAACAAAATCAAACTATGAAATTAACAATCTAGCATAACAATTGATATTGTTAGTTACATCGGCAAGTTTTGGGGGGTGGGAACTAAATCAAGTGGACCGTACTACATGTAACTCACTGCTGAGTTGTGCAATTGTGAGTGGGAGAATATAGGAATATGTGCATAGTTATTAAAACCGGACTGAACAAGTCAACAAGCCGGTTTGGTTCAGCATTAGGAATGGATCTGCAATAATCCGTAGGAACCAGCCAATTTGATACCAAACTGGTCAGTGGGAGAGAATTTTAAGGTTATGTTTCGGAGAGAATGAACACCCTATGCTGGGCTCAGAAACTTTTACTGTATGTTCTGTGCAACATTTCATGTTAATTTTAGTCCCAAGGGACATTGCATCTCTTTCGCTCCTCTCCCCCCTGTTTCTATTTGGGGTTTCTATTAGTCACAAATCACTAAGTGCACATTTGTCAATAGTAAAAAGGAACTTGGCACCGGGATTCTGGTAATTTCTCTGATTCTAAGTTGTGAAGATGAGAGATGGTTGCTAATCTTGCACGAAAGGATAGCCCATGGTGAGTAAATGATAtcgaacaacaacaataatgtctttgattcatgtcatgggggttcggctatatttttatgttggttgccgaagacctaacacaaccctcctcctttatccgggcttgggaccggctatgtaccgcaagtgtaacataggcggagttagtAAATGATATCGAAGAACAAACTAAACGAAGGTATAGCATATCAACACAACATTAGGACAGAAATAACTTAACAGAAAGATTTTGATAACAACGCAAAGAAAAGTCATTCATGCTCAAACCAAAACCACCAAAAGCTGAAAATTACCAACCTTTGACAGCACTGACTACATCAGGTTAGCACACGCAAAGTATCCCATTGCAGCCAGTTACCATCTTTCAGCTTACATTCTGCAACTGCGGATGGTAATACCAAACAGTCAGATAAACTATGTGCATCCTGATAAAGTCTTCTCTAAATAATAGTTAGAAGAAAGTGGTCAGAAATGACATATAACTGTAAATAGCTGTCAAAAAGAACAACAATGTGTGATTAGGGTATATTGCTTTTCAACACAATAAGAAGTCATCTTTCCATAAGTCCATAGCAGGAACATCTTCCAAGTTCCAAGTCATGATCAAAGTCCCAATCATACTTCATCATCAAGTCATGTTGCCAATGAAAATCTTCTAAAGTAAAAGCAAAGCAATAATGTTGATCAATACCATGGGAGAACCAGAGAGCAGGCCCTTCCTCAATAAAAGTAAATTTTGACTAAGATCAGTTATTTGACTAGTAATACTGGAGTTTTGACGACACTCGCATCTTCGCAAATTGATAGTGATGTGGCTGAATTATCCCCGCCCCGTTGCAATGTTACCCCATCTAACTATTTTACCATAGTCAGGTTCAAGGAGGAATAGCAATATAGATGCAAGAATGATATCTTGTAACTAACTTTGCCGAAGCTAAAATTGAGAGAGAAACTGGTCTCTAGAACACCAGATACCTTATTGCACTTTTTTACCTTTCAATTACACCACATCAAGCGGTTATGTTTAGCACATTAATCGTTAGGGTTCAACCCGCCCTCTCCTCCCCTGCTTACATGCCTactgcttcttctcttcttcacaccAATTCATCAACTACACTTTTAGAGGAGCCTACCCCTGCCTGCACAGTTAACACTATTATTTCTCCAAAGAAAACCAAACAAGCACTCTCAATAATGGAAGGACTTATCTGGAAATTTAGCCACTACAAACACTGAATATAAATGTCAATACATAGTAAGCAGGGCACTTACTAGCCCACAATTATAAAATACAGTGATCTAACTGCTAAAGAAAAAGGAATAACATAAGTCTGATGCaattagaatagaagcaagcatgcaGATAATCTTTATTAGAATCTGCAGAGTTTGTGCAATTAAAGGAACATGTTCATTATATTATATAGGAAGAACTGAGACAGTATCTTCTTCTAGTTAGAGAGTTCCACGGTAGCATTGTATGCCGAAAAAGGTTCTGGTGATTGGTGAAAGAAAAGAATGATGACCATCAAATAATGAGTTGAACACTCAGTCCAAAATAAATatttcaacaagaaaaaaatcaCATTATTGAAGGTTGATGTCTAACAAGACCTAACTTCTAACAAGGTTGACGTTCAATCACACATTTCCAAAAATATTGAGAACTGGGAACGTACTCAGAGAATTAAAGAACTAAAAAACACTAAGTTACTAATATGCTTCTCAACCATGCACATAATACTTAAATTTGAAAACTTTAAGCAATAATGAAAGAATGAACATTTACAGAGTGCAATACCACCTGAATCCATTTATCCTTCTAAAAGGTTCATAATTTCCCGACAAAATTAAGCTACATAGCATAACAGTAGCAATTTAAAAAGAACAAATTAATTGAAAACTATACTTAGCTGATGCAAGAATCTCGACCCTAATCCTAACCCTTGAATTTGTTCCCCCAAGACCACTTATTTCTccttttctattttgtttcttTCACTTGTACTCGAAATTCGGCACCTGTGGGGCATCAAAACTCTCCAGAATCTTCGTTTCGCTTTCTCTACCAAAAGCCGGCTCCTCCTTCTTCCCTCCACCGAAGAATCCACCAAACCAAGAAGTTTTAGCCTCCGATTTCGAGGCCGTCGGCGGAGAAGGCTGAGGACCGTGCTGACCCGGAAATCCGACGCCTGAAGGGTAACCAGCCAGCGTAGCTTCCTCCGTGAGAGGCGGTACCGCATATAAGGTCTTGTTAAGCATGATCATACCTCCTTCCATAAGGGCCAGCAAGACACCACCGAACACGGCGGAGCGCGTGGCGACGGCGGGTCCATGACGCAGGGAGAGAAATCCTCCGGCAGCGAATCCAGATATGATTGAGTTCCATGGATCCTCCTTCTGACGAACATAGACCAAGGTACAGTCGAAGGTGGCGAAGAGTCCACCCCAAACCGCAAAGCTTCCGCCCAGTCTCGGCGCGTTGAGACGAACTGCCTGTGAAGCACCGACGAGGCGTGAACCCTTGGGAGAGTTGAAGAAGCCCTTGATGAAGTGAAAGCCGGAGCCTCCGAAGACTCCCATGCCGAAAGCGCCGCCAATGTCGTCAAGGATGCGATCAGGGCAGGGCTCGCGTGTTGTCTCCGGGGTTCCCATAGCAATCGATTCGATTcggtttctctctttttctctctctcagaagagaagaaagaagaaagaagaatataTCTTAAATAGAACCCAGCAGGGTTTTCTGATTTGGGCTGACGGCATGAAACATGAAAGCCTTGATAAAGCGTCCAAAATCCGAATatcgatttttcttttttttttttttaacataaaaaaattataaatatatttatcctTTGTCcaatagttaaaaatattaattttttttatacaaatatctaattatatttataaattttaaaataataaatctatttttatttttacttaatatactaaaattaaattttttttaattaataaaagtgagatgttaatttttcataaatatatttttttgttaaaataaatatatttaataaataatatataattatattaatttaaaaaaatatctttattataattatataaaattaatatttaatatattattaaattacaaatcaatatttaatgcattattataattatataaaagaaaattatgTACAGTTTGGGTATGAATAAATCAACAACAATTATTAAAAGTTTTACACGTTCAATAATATGTTTAATTgtgtttaaattttgataataaatttaatttatttattttatataatgaggtggtcaaacgagatctacatgtaaacgatccctgtagacatgatacatgacagagcacaatggcgtcgtttgattcatgtagccgaccctatCTAGTGGGACaatgctttgttgttgttgttgatgttgtATTTTATATAAGGAATACATTGAAGATTATATCATTCTTTATATAATACGaaattttaactaataaaaataaggtgtcaatttctcatgaatttatttttcctccaaaatgaaagtactattatCTCttctaataaatttattttagaaaaatatctttattataattatattacaatattacaattagcatttaatgaataatacatgattatactaatttaagaaaatatcttgaTTATAattgttcggtaggtcgggtgcCGGACGGTTCGGGTTGGGACCCTGAGGTCAACGCTCGGAATGGTGGAGAGGCTCGTCTGGTCGTGGTTTCCTGGCCCCGGGTGTgcgaggtcccgagcacttcACATGCAGAGAGgaggggtgccacctgcaaagacactccgacgctcttgtcagaatatgtgc contains:
- the LOC112770852 gene encoding mitochondrial import inner membrane translocase subunit TIM17-2; protein product: MGTPETTREPCPDRILDDIGGAFGMGVFGGSGFHFIKGFFNSPKGSRLVGASQAVRLNAPRLGGSFAVWGGLFATFDCTLVYVRQKEDPWNSIISGFAAGGFLSLRHGPAVATRSAVFGGVLLALMEGGMIMLNKTLYAVPPLTEEATLAGYPSGVGFPGQHGPQPSPPTASKSEAKTSWFGGFFGGGKKEEPAFGRESETKILESFDAPQVPNFEYK